The following DNA comes from Hordeum vulgare subsp. vulgare chromosome 3H, MorexV3_pseudomolecules_assembly, whole genome shotgun sequence.
AAAGATTAGCACCAGGAGAAATACTGCCAACAGTTATTAGGACATAAATCAGTCCCAGATTGGTCTTGCCAGCTGAGCACAATTCCAAACTCTGACATCAGGAACATAATTTGGAAAGCTTGGGCACCTGGCAAGATCAAAATCTTCTCGTGGTTGCTACATTTGGACAGACTTTGGTGCAATGATCGCCTGCAGCAAAGACAATGGCCAAACACTTACTTCTGTCGACTCTGCATGCAAAATTTGGAATCTTCGGTTCACTTATTCTGGAACTGCCCGTTCTCAAGATCAATCTGGGACGTGGCAACCACATGGAGGCACTGCAGAGCCATCAGATTACCACCAGGAGAGGTAACAACCACAGCAGCAATCGTAAGAACCATAGTAACAAACGCTAGCAAAGAAGAAAGGAGGGGCGTCAAAACACTGATCATGGCAATCACATGGGAGATTTGGTGCGAGATAAACAATCGGATTTTCAGAGACAAAAGAGCCACCACATCCGACATCGTGGCAAACATCCGGCAAAACATCGAGCAGTGGCGAGCAGCGGGCGCAAAAGCCATAGAGCCCCCTTTTGGGGATACGGTTGTGAGATAGCAATCTAAAATTTTCCCTTTTTTGGGGCTGGAGTTTGTTTCAGCCCCATTTTGCAAGTTTTCTCCTCTTTCAGTCTTCAAACACCCATCGATCACTTGATCGCTTTTTGTACCCCTGCTCTCTGCTAAATCAAATGAAGCCAGCCAATGCTAGATCTTCCAAAAAAAAGTACCCAGAACAACCCCAACAGTTCTCCAGACGACACGAACAACCGAACAAGTAAAGGAAGATGCTGAGAAGAATCAACGTCTTTGCAAAAAGAGCAACAAGGGTTACCAGGCCATTTCCTTTGCTTCATGTCCTGCCTTGTCAAAACAACATTTTGGAACATTTAGCACAGATTTTTCTTTTTGAATTTTCAAAGGCAACTTTCAAAATCCGTTTATAGCTACATCCACTGAGAGGTCTCTCCAACCATTTATACATGGACTTAGTGGAATACTTAGCATTCTTAATGGACTAACTCACCTAGCACAGTTAGGTTACAGGTTGCTTATTACTAAGACAAAATGGTTGGTGTTTCTCGGCCATATACTACTTCATCCATAACAAAATTTAAGACGTTTTTTATGCCCTGTGCAAAACcaaaaaacgtcttacattttGGTACAGAGGTTGTACTTCCTCCATAAACTATTATAAGACGTTTTAGaccactactttagtgatctaaaacgTCTTATAAAAGCGTACAGAGGTAGTACTTGGAGTGCTCCACAAAGATGTCTgaatggaagaattacttgaaatCTTTTCTTCCAGCAACATATTTACCATCAATTTGATGGCATGAGACTATGAGAGCATATTACCTGTCGTAATGCAGACAAATATTGTAAAGCATATGCTAAAGACAGCCGTGAACCTTTTGCTCATCAAACAAAAATCCATAAATCAGTAATAAATCTGAGAACATGTGCTGCTTGTTCTGGTCCTGTCAAGGGAAGAATCGGACAAAGCATTAACACCAATGAGAAGGAAGTTTAAGAGCCAACAGAAGAAAGTATCAGCATGCACCTATTGAGATGCCTAGATTTTGCTACTGCACTCCCGGTGGCCATCCCTTTACGCCCGGGGGAAATGTTGAATGTTTGTGGTGATGGGTAGAAACCTTACTGTCCCCACCGCCAATTCACGGAGTCCATTTACTCGAGTTAGTCGCTGTCATCGATTCACAGGTTACCCCTCTGGTCTCTCCATCCTGCTCCTCCTACTGCTTCTTCCTTCCCTACCgcttcttttttatttatttttctctcaaTTATCATACTGTACTGGCGCACCTATCATTCTGCTGGTATAGATTGTTCCATGGCATGTGTACAGGCATAGTTTCGTCAATTCAACCACTACATCAAAAAATCAAATTGGATGGGAGTGAGTGGATGTTGAATCAACCATTTTAGAAATTGAGGTAAGCCAATTTGGTAATTCAACCATCCATGAACAACAAATTAAGATGAGTGGATGGGGGTGAGCATTGCTGGTGCTAGCACAGGTGTCGACGATGGGCTTTGGCATTCCTTTTTGGGAAGAAAAATAGGAAACTTTTACATGCTATCGAAGTGTATCGGAAAAGGTTAGTGTAAATCTAAAGTGGCGATCTTTAGGTGGTGCCAAACTGGAAAAGAATTATACCTTAAACCTTTTCTGTGCCTGGCACTGCTCAAGCACACATGTACTGCGAGTCTTGTACTACTTATATtccattttgttttctttgcttcgGATTGTTCATTGTGTCACGTGCAATTCAGTTTCTGCGGGATAATCTCTAGTATTCTCCTCTTGCTCATGTTGTCTTCGTGACCGTCTCTATAGGCGCTGAGGTTGCTGTTCTGTGCATCACGAAATCTGGTGAGGTCATCAACTACCAGGCGTTCACAAACTACAAGGGTGTCTACAGCGTTGCAGAGACAATGCCTGAGAGCGACCGATGGGATTCGTGCCTGGCGAGGCCCATCAGCAGCTTCCACCAGCATTGCACCAGGAGGGGCGATGCACACTCTGGGGTCAAGTTCACATACAACAAACAGTCGGGGAGCTCGCACAACGTCAAGACGTTCCTCTACAAGCCTGCCAACATTCCTCTATACTGTAGCTGAAATCTATAGGATGGATTCATGCCCGGTCTTGATGTTGTAAGATCTGAATAGGGAAGGTGTTGATCGACCGTATGCTTGTAATGATCTGCCCATCTAGAGTTATAGCCTATATCAGTCACTGAAGGTGTCTGATGTTGAATGTGTAATTATTGTAAATCACTATAATATGTTTCTGAGCCATACAGATATAATCAATAAATATGTACAAAGAATTCAAGTAATTTTTGTTGGATTTGATGGAAGCGTCTCAACACCCATACATGAGTGTCTGCCATGATGCTTCCCTTATTGagccgggaggggggggggggataaaTAAAATATATCTCTAACTACTCCTGATACtaaatatcttcaacacacccCCTTAATCACAATAGTACTAAGTTGAAATTATGTCTAAATTCTGCAAAACTTCTAATAGGCAAGGCTTTACTGAATTCATCTGCAAGCTGGTCTATGGATGGAATGAACCTGATTTCCAATTGTTTGTTTGCAACTCGTTCTCTTACAAAGTGAAAATCAATTTTAATATGCTTGGTCATTGCATTAAAAACCGGGTTAGCAGATAGATATGTTGCTCTATGATTGTCACATCAAAGACAAGGAGGTTGCACTTGGGGAACTCCAAGTTCCTTCAACATAGATTAAACCCAAATAACTTCAGCTCTTGTATTTGTCAATGACTCATATTCTTCTTACGAACTTGACCTGGAAATTGTTGCTTGTTTCTTAGGTTAGGATCAAAAAATGTAGCAAACCTACCAGTGGACCTCCTGTCATCCACACAGCGAGCACAGTCTGCATCAGAGAATGCGCTCACAGGAGTAGAGGAACACTTGTTGAATGTGAAATCAACTATCGTTGTATTCTCAACATACCTCAGATGTCCAATGAGGTGTGGTGGGTGCATGAAGAAACTGACACATTTGTTAACTGCAGGTGAAATGCCAAGCGTGGTGAGAATGAAGTACTGAAGTTCACCAACTATACCTCTGTAACTGGTGACATCCTCCTGACTCAGAGATTCCCTTCCGTCACAGACAAGGATTCTGGAATGGTCAGTGGTGTTGATGACGGTTTGTAGTTTTGCATGCTGATCCTGCTTAACAAGTGAGTTGCATACTTTTCTTGTGACAAATGAGTACCATTCTTAGTTCTCTTAACTTCAGTGCCCAAGAAAAAATGCAGATCACCTAAATCTTTAAGCAAAGTTGTTAAGGCCGCACCAGAAAAACTAGTTATAGTGATATCATTAACATATATGAGCACAAAGATAGATGTCCACAACTTGTTGTAAATAAACATAGATGTATCAGATTTTGATGGAGCAAACCCAAGTTTCTGCATTTTTGTACTTAACCTAGAGTAGCATGCTCCCGGAGCTTTCTTTAATCTATACAAGGCCTTATCAAGCTTACATACATGAAAAGGTGCATCCTTATCAAGCTTCACTTATTGTATATACCCCACACAAATAGTTATCTGGCCCCACGAGAAAACAAATATACAGTTGGATATACATAACATTACAAACATATACACACTCTTATACAACAGAAAAACACAATGTATGAAACCATATGTCCATATCTTGACGCAGACCGACGACCCTCAAAGTGCGTGTCCCCACACTTGCGTGCCCTAAATCCTCTCCCGCCAATCTAGGCTCTTGTCTTAGCTAGGACCATAGATTTTTTAGGAGCATATATGGAGGCACGTCATACAACTTAAGTTAGGTTTGGTGAGGTGAGGCCCGAAGGTTGTTTTCTTTCCAGCAAAAggataaaacaagaaaaaaagggaaaaagttTGACTTCTATCCTAGTCTATACATCTTTTCTTCTGGTGTCGATACATGTTTTCAGAATATATGTAAGAGCATCTATAACCTTAAACACCAAAACCCGTCCCCAAACCCCGCGACAACACATACATTTTCTCCTCCACAACCGAATGCATCTAAATCAAATACTCAAATCCCTCTTAACTCATGCAACATACATACGCTACTAAACACATGTCAACAGACTACCAGAAATTGACATGCTCTACTAACTACCTACAAGACGATGATCGAAGAATTTCATCCACAACAGGCCTTgccctttcccttgcccttcccgCCATCCTTGCAGCAATAGCGGTCGAAGAAGCATAACAGATAAAGGTGGAGCTGCTTAGTACCAAAGCTATTCGATCCATCACTGCCCTCATCTTTCCCTGCTTGGGTGGCAGTCTGGACATGGCACGGGCCGCctgactttgctcctttttcatcgCCTTCACCACCCTCCTATGTCACTTCTTGGCTATGCAGGCACATATGGATTCCTCTAATGCCGCCCCGTGGGTGCCCGCTAGCACCGCGAAGGCTGCGGCAGCCGCATCCGCTTGAAGCCTCGCGCGGCGGACACGTCACTCTTCCTTTTTAGATTCTCGTTTCACTAGTGcagaaaagcctagctatggGGTGAAAAAAGGTTGTGCTCACGTGGTAGCCCGACACCACGAATATGCCGTGTTAAAAAATAATGGTGGCGTTGGGTTCCACGTCAGCGGTATTCTACGTGCTTATAGCGTGCCATGTCGGCAACGCCACCACTATAATCGCTCACCTAGTGGCATGCAATGTACATTGCATGCCAGGAATATTTCATGCAACCAAAAAACATCACATCACGTAACATTTAGCATTTAGCATTGTACACAAGGAATTAGCCCAATAGAACAATGTGTTCCAATTAATAATAAGTGCCAATCTCACAAGGAGTACTAGCTAGAGCTAATAAATAGCTATTATAACGATAATCCTCACAAACACGAGCAAAATAGTATAACATAGTTAATGAGTTCATTTCGCATGAGCAAACTAACATAGTTAAAGGATGTCCAAAACAATCGTCATCCTCAAGTCATGGCGTGGGGTGTTCCTCATAGTGACTAAGACGACCTGTCCAACTCGGAGATTCTTGCCAGCGAGGAAGTCGCTCCACCCATCCGCACCGAAGATAGTGCGCCCGTCCATGTCCACTGCGTAAGCACACATGGTGATCGAGCCCCTTGTGGTAAGGCGTAGTCCAGCAATGCCTTCTTCATTCGACTCGATGCCACAACTCACACATAGCCTCTTAggtaatttctgaaaaaaacatgatGATCATATCATCACATTATTACACTATATTCAATATATGTCATTAATTACTATATATAAGCATATCATCACATTAATATACTAAGCATATTCATCAAATTCCACACTAAGCATATCATCACACTACTACACTATAATCAATATATGACATTACTAAGCATATTACATTACTACACACTAAGCATATAATCACATTAACATACTAAGCATATCATCACATTACTATACTATAAGCATATATCACACTACTATATATACTATAAGCACATCACATTACTACAGTAATAAGAAACATACCATGACATGGCGGTTAACCATCGTCCACGTCAGGCGGGTCACGAATGGCATCCCGACGTAGGCATCACGTGGCGGAAGATTTTCCCAGAGCGTGTCCATTTCATCCTTGCTCAGCCTGGTGATTCTTTGGGAAAAGAGTGCTTCATCAAGTGGGTCATCATCTTCTTTCGCATAGTTGAGATAGATAACATCCAGCCTTGGAGGTTCTCTTCTGAACGAGAAGCTGATCAATTCACCCCCAGTGAGATGCATGTGGGCGATGAAACgactttgtgagggtttggaagttagcCCTGAACATTTACAACGAGTGCGGGCGAGGTGTGTGtgatcttagctcaaggagaatatggtaaggactatgtgtcctgggACTGCGTGTCTTTTGCTTTAAAtaacaagccgctccaaaccagatgtacgactgtcacaacagttggaactgggtcatcaaatcactgtcttcaACGAGCTCTTGGTTCCATTTCCTCAATTCATCTATTTCCTCAAGTACTTGTCTATGAAATTGAGCGTCACTG
Coding sequences within:
- the LOC123441582 gene encoding uncharacterized protein LOC123441582, with the translated sequence MEFIPCFTPVLSVLRDDGLLSFCMDICNWNEELILQFYATLHLSSEALDINTLVLDWMIKDTHYTTPATELIRVVLVGIPSEVATGIYDEPELPNHLMQVMIKPLAPGKPPRTTFLVKELFRFIAHMHLTGGELISFSFRREPPRLDVIYLNYAKEDDDPLDEALFSQRITRLSKDEMDTLWENLPPRDAYVGMPFVTRLTWTMVNRHVMKLPKRLCVSCGIESNEEGIAGLRLTTRGSITMCAYAVDMDGRTIFGADGWSDFLAGKNLRVGQVVLVTMRNTPRHDLRMTIVLDIL
- the LOC123443305 gene encoding uncharacterized protein LOC123443305, with the translated sequence MATAPCSLPHRCLLLLHLAILAFLLAAAPAAEAWTGEIRGRVVCDVCADSAIGPEDHVLEGAEVAVLCITKSGEVINYQAFTNYKGVYSVAETMPESDRWDSCLARPISSFHQHCTRRGDAHSGVKFTYNKQSGSSHNVKTFLYKPANIPLYCS